CGTTGTGGGTCGTGTTGTGTGTGGGCCGGGTTAGGGTTCAGTCTAGAGCGACGAGGGTTTGGTGATTTACTCCTTGGAGCTCCAGGTCTACCGCTTCTGTGTTCTGTTGGAGAACCCATGCCAAGCAGATTACCTCTTTTCCTTCCTTGTTTATCCTTTTTCTAACCTTGCTTTGCAGTGTGAGGGTACACCCCTGTGAAGAAGTATAAGCATTATGCTCACTTCTGTAAAGTGGGCGGAGCTCAAGTGAATCTCACTACCCTAGCTGAACATCTGAAGATCTCCCTTCAATCCAAATGGAGCAGTCCGAAAACATGCATCATTTTACATTATTGCATATTATATTGTCACTTTCATAAGAGgataacattaaattaaatataaaagaaaatgtagttaattatatttttttagcaaGGTTCTAaagatttaataatataattatgtattcGTATAAGTTAAATATAGgtaagtataattaaataactaagTAAATTAGATcatctattaatatatatacgaATATCATATAGTACATATGTATATCACCTTTATGCATATatgattatgtattttttaactAAACTGTGAATATTATATAGTTAGTAGTTTAAAGAAATTTTGTTGTATGCAAGTAGTTactttatttagaaaatagtgtaataataatagggtgatctcttttttttaatatatagagTTGGCAATCAACATACATGTtatactttaatatattaattgtaatAGGTGTACTTGTAGAAAATACGTGTAAGTTGTCAAATGTATAAGTCATCAAAactatagtattaaaaatataaaagaaggAAAATGGATGAGATCAATCAATTTAGTggttcaataatttatttagccGACTTAGATATATTGTTTTAGTTCTTCATCATATAAAGCTTTTAAGCTTCACATATCATACGAACATATGTCAGatacaatggcaatgagaCCTTCtggtcatatatatatgtataatagCAATGAGACCTTCGAGTCAAATACAATGGAATCTCAGATAGATGTTaggcttgatttgtcacaaaataataagcaggtgtgtataaatcacacttttaatttttcattgtatatatattataaaggtattattgaatgaaatatgatagaaatatgaaattgatgcAATTGATACGTTTACACAtggttttataattatttgaatcattgGATTAAAAAGGATCCGTGACAGTCTTGCCTGGGTCTGATAACAATGGCaatagacctacgggtcatatacaatggcaatggacctacgagttatatatacaatggcaatggaccttcgggtcatatatatgtatacagtatacaatggcaatgagaCCTACAGGTCATATATACAATAGcaatggaccttcgggtcatatatatatgtacaatggCAATGAGACCTTCGGGTCAGATACAAtggaatcccgggcagatgtaaggcttgatttgtcacagaataataaactgaatagtgtggcatatgcatatgtacatgaaattgtttctaatatttgttggttattgttatatatattggttaaagaatgtattgatatttgggatgtggaattaaaggtaaggtttatatacattgagttgtggctcatataaaccaataatatttttcaggaataagatatcagtgaACCTTTTGGGTTGACGTGAGTCATAGGAACTCCACGTGTTatcagggtcggcggctgacgcgttttggcaaccttctcctcctcatcatttttgcatgtagataaatgtgtagtatatagagtggtgagagggtcccactatggtttagaatgttttaaaatatgtacttgataaatgtttATAGTAAGTACATATGTCAGAGAGGGTTGAGTGTGACAGGGTGGGGCCCCTCTTTGCGTGGTATGTTTGCAGGACGTTTCCCAGGGAAGGCAGTTGTTCTATAACTTGGTAAGAAGGTGGGGTGCACATACAAACGTCGCCTTCCATAGTAGAGGATGGATCCTCTTTTGCTTTCAGACCTATGCGGACCTTGAGGTAGTTCGAGAAAAGGGCCCTTTTGCTGTGTTCGGGGTCCCATTGATCCTAGAGCCAACTCCCACTGATTTCAACCTAGAAGATAAAGTGAAACTCCAAATGTTGGTATGGATCCGCATACCGGATCTCCTCCTTGTGCTGTGGACAAAGGCGGTTGTCCAAAAGATTGCCTCCTCGGTGGGCACCCCTGTTGCGGTTGACCACTCCACTATTTGACGACAAACTCTAGATGGACCTCGTGTCCAGGTGATCATTGATATATGAAAGGACCCGCGCGATACCATTGAGCTCATTCTGCCTGGAGGGTCCTCACTGCACCAGAAGATAGTCTATAAGCACTTGCCCATGTTTTGCCACACCTATACCGCTTTTGGCCACATCATTGTTGGATGCCGGGGCCCTAAAGAGCGGGAAAGAATTCGACTAGCTAACAAGAGAAGAGAGCCATCTCAGAGCAGAGGTCCTGGCCCTCGAACACAGCTAAGCCGAGGCCGAGATATTGCCGTCCGCGGATCAGCTAATGGACTACGCCAAGCCACTAATCAGAAGCCGGAAGCCCGTCCACAAAATGATGCTATGGTCTGGAATGCCTCAGGAAAGAACAAGACTAACGGCTACAAAGGAACTAACACTTCTTCGAGCAAGGAGCTACCTCTGGCGAACAAATTCCAGCTAATCCAAGTTGATGAAACAGAGAAGGTCACGGACCCGGTGCCTACAATGATGTGGCCTTGTACGTGGAGGAGACTGTTCAGGAAACGCAGCCTCAGCAACCAAAAATCAAGCAGAGGCGTAGCCGTAGTACAGGCCATGCCGGGGCAACTATGACCCCTTGGCCATCCGAGATTGATACCGGTACAGCCTTGGCAGCCCATGGTGTCTTCGGTCCTCGTGTTGAAGATTCTGAATGTGAAGGTCTTGATGAGATTAACCATATCATTGCTGAGAATGGAAGCAACTCCGAGAGGAATGTGACCCTAAGAGGTGACTCCATAGGGGACTTAGACCCCTTGGAATTTCCCTATCTTGGAGAAGCTATGGCAGCCGGTTCGGGGAAGATGAAGGGCTCGGCATCCCAGCTCACTGGCCAACAAGGATGGAAGGTTCAGGACCCATCGAGAGCCGAACCTCATCCTCATGCCCAACCGTTGAATCTAGCTCCTGAGCTTGATGATGCTGCTGATCCCTCCAAGACTATTGTGCCTAATTCGGATGATGGTCATTCCCATGACCCGGGTATCGATCCACCCAGTGCACGCCACCACTCCAAGAACCGTGGACCGAAGAAGGACCAAGCTGCCACCACATCTATTCGGAAAAAGATTGGCAAATCTAAACGATCTCTATCCTGTAATACCCTTAGGTCTGTCTGATTTTGTTGGCCAGGTCCAATGATCACCTCAACTTGGAATGTCCGGGGCATGCAACCCCCTGAAAGACAACCGGTTGTAGCTGATCATATCAAAAGGATGCGTGTGGATGTTATGGGTCTAGTTGAGACCAAGATGCAGAAGGCTAATCTTGAGGCCTTTATTGCGATGCATTTTCCCTCGtggaaatttgtttttatcttaTCAAACACGAATGGTACGTGTAGGATGCTCTTGCTCTGGAATCCCCAAAGAACGGGGTTGGAAGTCATCTCGACAGAACAGCAGGCCATCCATACTCGTATCAGGTGTGTTCGTTCTAGgaactctttccttttttcccTTGTTTATGGCTTGCACTCACCAGGTACACGACAACCCCTCTGGGACTCgttagttaattttgatttgcaGGGCATGCCGTTTCTGGTCAGTGGTGATTTCAATGCGGTCATGCATGTGGATGAACGGAGACGCTTTAGAAAACCAGAGAAATGGATGGGCCCATCCAAGCTTGCGCGATCCTGGGATTGCAAGACATTGCATCCACGGGCTGCACTTTTACTTGGACGAATGGGCACGTCTTCAGCAAAATTGATCGAGCCATGATCAACCAAGAATGGCTCGATACAGGATCGAATACTACCTTCCTTCCTTCGGGATTTCAGACAGACCACTCCCCGGTGGTCACGAAGGTCTTCGCTGACATTAGGGCCTATCCGAAGCCCTTCAAGTTCTTTAATTACTGGATGGATCACCCGGATTTCAACCGTACTCTCACGGAACATTGGGGGATAAATGTGGTCGGCTCATACCAATTCGCGCTGTTTCAACGGGAGAAGGCGTTCAAACAGGTCCTCAAATCATTCAACTTTCGAGAGTTTAGTGATATTTCGGCTAGAGCAAAGGCAAGCAACTTGAAGATCTTCAAATTCTAGCCGACTAAGACACTAGAAACAGGTTGCTCCAAGATCAGATTAAGACACTCAAACAGAAAACCGAACTCCTTGTCACGGCGGAGAAGAACTTCTACAGTCAGAAAGCGGGTCTGAAGCACAGGCTCCTTAGTGATCGCAACACGGCTTTCTTCCATGCCATGGTTCGCACCAACAACACCCGAAACaccatcttcttcctctccaAGCCGGACGGCTCTCTTCTAGATGATTAAATGACATCATTGATAGTTTCGTGCACTTCTACAAGGGGTTGCTAGGGGTTCCAAAGCAGACGACACCTCTAGCCCCTGATGCCTTTGCTAACGGGTATGTGATTTGTAACGATGAGTCGGCCAGCCTTATTAGGGACGTGTCTGCCATGGAAATCAAGGATGGCCTCTTTGCCATTAAAGATGATAAGGCTTCTGGACCAGATGGCTACTCTTCGGCCTTTTACAAGAGAAATTAGGATGAACTCGGCCCTGGCCTCATTGCAGCTGCCACTGAGTTCTTCCACACTGGCCAGCTTCTCAAAAGCTTTAATGCAACGGCCATTGCTCTTGTCCCTAAAAAGGCGAACAACTCCCAGGTAAGTGACTTCCGTCCTATTGCTTGTTGTAATGTGTTTTACAAAGTCATCACTAAGATCATTTATAGAAGAATGGATAGTTTCTTGCCTAAGCTTGTGAACAGGCCCAATCTGTCTTTGTGCCGGGACGGAACATAATGGATAATATACATCTTGCCACGGAGCTTATGAGGAGTTATGATCGTGTTAGAGGGGTCCCTCGGTGCACGGTCAAAATTGAATTGCGCAAGGCATATGACACCATTTCATGTAACTTCCTTGAGGATGCGCTGATTGGCCTCAACTTCCATCCCATTTTTGTGGAAAGAATTATGGAATGTGTCACATCTCCGTCATACTCTATCATGGTAAATGGAAGTGCCCACGGCTTCTTTCCACGTAAGAGGGGACTACGGCAAGGTGACCCGATATCCTCGGCTCTTTTCATTCATTGTATGGAGTACCTTTCTCGTCTTTTTGCTCTCCGCGCTCAAGGGATGGGGTT
The genomic region above belongs to Salvia hispanica cultivar TCC Black 2014 chromosome 3, UniMelb_Shisp_WGS_1.0, whole genome shotgun sequence and contains:
- the LOC125210506 gene encoding uncharacterized protein LOC125210506, with the protein product MINQEWLDTGSNTTFLPSGFQTDHSPVVTKVFADIRAYPKPFKFFNYWMDHPDFNRTLTEHWGINVVGSYQFALFQREKAFKQVLKSFNFREFSDISARAKIKTLKQKTELLVTAEKNFYSQKAGLKHRLLSDRNTAFFHAMGLLGVPKQTTPLAPDAFANGYVICNDESASLIRDVSAMEIKDGLFAIKDDKASGPDAATEFFHTGQLLKSFNATAIALVPKKANNSQAQSVFVPGRNIMDNIHLATELMRSYDRVRGVPRCTVKIELRKAYDTISCNFLEDALIGLNFHPIFVERIMECVTSPSYSIMVNGSAHGFFPRKRGLRQGDPISSALFIHCMEYLSRLFALRAQGMGFNFHPRCASLRITHLAFADDLMLFGRGDNYSMQVLADTIAEFSGCSGLEVNQAKSNIFLAGTMSPETRDYIINIFGFTPASLPVKYLGIPLASRMLKTADYSSLIDKIASTGVEAYWLQSFPIPDTVTSRIVAIARQFLWGSKHCKWIHSEIIRDTDFWEWQPRLKDESPLIKHVISIRDNMLTKGSKQEIADLLTQLGFIGARLLSKVLSNGLRETGGLRALCMQLRKLALLATVYFVWLARNTVIKDGKRFDDRRILFQIKTATYSILYVKFPPDQVVQHVPDI